The Candidatus Scalindua japonica genome contains a region encoding:
- the infB gene encoding translation initiation factor IF-2, whose amino-acid sequence MVRINKLAKDLGFKNSFLIEKCQEYGFVHIKHHANALTDEQAGLLRSKLVDRAAQSVSIKEKPDTSQVKKVSTEKKSSGPAKVVSKDAEASAVRRRIPLWKQKAREDLIKGRWKEITKVSQQKRPRRFEKRTKEAPKEVKVVAPKEKESKVTVELPATVKDVSAALGVKAGDIISKLLIGHGLCATINQGLDGEIVEMLGIEYGVEIELKQAKEDEDEFSLEEAVDKDEDLKERAPIVTFLGHVDHGKTSLLDSIRKTDIVSFEAGGITQHIGAYRVETKGKSVVFLDTPGHEAFTAMRARGANVTDLVVLVVAADDGVMPQTEEAINHARAANVPIVVALNKVDKPEANIMKVKQQLASLDLNPEDWGGKVQMIETSVVTKQGLDTLYDGLLLEAEILELKAVAKKPARGIVLEAHVHEGRGVIANLLVREGTLKHGDIVLCGQTYGRVRAIYNDHGKEIKEAGPSTPVAISGLSTCPEAGDKFYSIKDIQKAREIASKRERKIREVTLSGRQHVTLDNLYKKIEEGQVKEIKVILKADFKGSVEVIKKSLEEISTKEVRTRVLHSGVGGITETDILLADASDAVVIGFHVVPEDKAKTLAESCGVDVRLYKIIYDATNDIKAALEGMLEPDKIENTLGSVEVRKVFKVSKVGNIAGCYVKSGKILRSSLVRLIRDSVVLYDGKIATLRVVKDDAKEVRAGFECGIRIAGYDDIKVDDIIEPYEIQHIARTLK is encoded by the coding sequence ATGGTTAGAATTAATAAACTGGCAAAAGATTTAGGTTTTAAAAATAGCTTTTTAATAGAAAAGTGTCAAGAGTATGGTTTTGTGCATATTAAACACCATGCAAATGCGTTGACGGATGAACAAGCAGGTTTATTGCGTAGTAAATTAGTAGATAGAGCTGCACAAAGTGTTTCTATTAAAGAAAAACCTGATACTTCTCAAGTCAAAAAAGTAAGTACAGAGAAAAAAAGTAGTGGTCCTGCCAAGGTTGTGTCTAAGGATGCTGAAGCATCGGCAGTGCGGAGACGTATTCCTCTTTGGAAACAAAAGGCTAGAGAAGATCTGATCAAAGGTAGGTGGAAAGAGATTACAAAGGTTTCGCAACAAAAAAGACCTAGAAGATTTGAAAAGCGTACAAAAGAAGCACCTAAAGAAGTCAAAGTTGTTGCTCCAAAAGAAAAAGAAAGCAAGGTTACGGTGGAATTGCCGGCTACAGTTAAAGATGTATCTGCCGCGTTGGGAGTGAAAGCCGGTGATATAATTTCAAAGTTACTAATCGGTCATGGTCTTTGTGCTACGATAAATCAGGGCCTGGATGGTGAAATTGTTGAAATGTTAGGCATTGAGTATGGTGTTGAAATTGAGTTGAAGCAGGCAAAAGAGGACGAAGATGAGTTTTCATTAGAAGAGGCCGTTGACAAGGACGAAGATTTAAAGGAGAGAGCGCCTATAGTAACATTTCTTGGTCATGTAGATCATGGAAAGACTTCTTTGCTTGATAGCATTAGAAAAACTGATATTGTCTCTTTCGAGGCAGGTGGTATTACGCAACACATAGGAGCCTACCGTGTAGAAACAAAAGGGAAATCTGTTGTTTTCCTTGATACACCAGGACATGAGGCGTTTACTGCGATGAGGGCAAGAGGGGCAAATGTCACTGATCTGGTGGTGTTGGTAGTTGCTGCTGATGATGGAGTAATGCCTCAGACGGAGGAGGCTATTAACCATGCGCGTGCCGCAAATGTGCCTATTGTGGTTGCCTTGAATAAGGTGGATAAACCGGAAGCAAATATAATGAAGGTGAAGCAGCAATTAGCTTCTCTTGATTTAAATCCTGAAGATTGGGGTGGCAAGGTACAAATGATAGAAACATCTGTTGTTACAAAACAGGGGCTTGATACTCTTTACGATGGATTATTACTGGAAGCCGAGATTCTGGAGTTAAAGGCGGTTGCAAAGAAGCCAGCCAGGGGTATTGTGCTGGAGGCACATGTTCATGAGGGTAGGGGTGTTATCGCAAACCTTTTAGTAAGAGAGGGTACATTAAAACATGGTGATATTGTCCTGTGCGGTCAGACATACGGCAGGGTGAGAGCTATATACAATGATCATGGAAAAGAGATAAAGGAGGCAGGTCCATCAACGCCGGTTGCGATATCAGGTTTATCAACTTGTCCGGAGGCAGGTGATAAATTTTACAGTATTAAGGATATCCAAAAGGCCAGAGAAATCGCTTCAAAACGGGAAAGAAAGATTCGTGAGGTGACACTGTCCGGGCGTCAGCATGTTACACTGGATAATCTGTATAAAAAGATTGAAGAGGGGCAGGTTAAAGAAATTAAGGTAATCTTGAAAGCAGATTTTAAGGGTTCTGTTGAGGTGATTAAGAAATCATTGGAAGAAATCTCAACTAAGGAAGTCAGGACCAGGGTCTTGCATAGCGGTGTTGGAGGGATTACGGAGACAGACATTTTGCTTGCAGACGCTTCCGATGCGGTCGTTATTGGTTTCCATGTTGTTCCTGAAGATAAGGCAAAAACACTTGCGGAATCGTGTGGGGTGGATGTAAGATTATATAAAATTATCTATGATGCGACAAATGACATAAAAGCTGCTCTAGAGGGAATGTTAGAGCCAGACAAGATTGAAAATACACTTGGCAGCGTTGAGGTAAGAAAGGTGTTTAAGGTATCTAAGGTTGGGAATATTGCGGGCTGTTATGTGAAAAGTGGTAAGATATTGCGTAGCTCTCTGGTAAGGCTGATAAGGGATAGCGTTGTTTTGTATGATGGCAAGATTGCAACTTTAAGGGTTGTCAAGGATGATGCGAAAGAAGTCAGGGCCGGGTTTGAATGCGGTATCAGGATAGCGGGATATGATGACATAAAAGTAGATGATATAATAGAGCCTTATGAAATCCAGCATATTGCACGCACCTTGAAGTAA
- the hisG gene encoding ATP phosphoribosyltransferase, with amino-acid sequence MKKLSFGLPKGSLQESTIGMMKNAGYKVYVSSRSYYPSIDDDEMSVRLIRPQDMARYVEKGIIDAGLTGQDWVEEAGADVRCVEKLVYAKQQLTKVRWVLAVPEDSAIESVDDLQGKRISTELVNVTKKYLEERGVQAEVEFSHGATEAKAPDLVDAIVELTETGSSLRANKLRIIETVTESATVFISNHKSWEDPWKRQKIENLAILFHGAIIARDKVGLKMNISNEGLNVLLEKLPALRTPTISPLSGNAGYAIETVMDESVVRNIIPELKRIGAEGIIEYPLNKVIL; translated from the coding sequence ATGAAAAAATTGAGTTTTGGTTTACCAAAGGGTAGTTTGCAGGAATCGACAATTGGTATGATGAAAAATGCGGGATACAAGGTCTACGTTAGCAGTAGATCATACTATCCGTCAATTGATGATGATGAGATGTCGGTAAGATTAATCCGTCCGCAGGACATGGCTCGATATGTTGAGAAAGGGATTATAGATGCGGGTCTTACGGGGCAGGATTGGGTAGAAGAGGCTGGTGCCGATGTTCGGTGTGTGGAGAAACTGGTCTATGCGAAACAACAGTTAACTAAAGTGCGTTGGGTTTTGGCAGTACCGGAGGACTCTGCTATTGAATCCGTGGATGACCTGCAAGGTAAGAGAATATCAACAGAATTGGTAAATGTTACTAAAAAATATCTTGAGGAGAGGGGTGTTCAAGCGGAGGTTGAGTTTTCGCATGGCGCTACAGAGGCCAAGGCTCCGGACCTTGTTGACGCTATAGTGGAGTTGACAGAAACCGGTAGCAGTTTAAGGGCTAACAAACTACGCATTATTGAGACAGTAACAGAATCTGCCACAGTATTTATTTCTAACCATAAATCGTGGGAAGATCCATGGAAAAGGCAGAAGATAGAAAATCTGGCAATATTATTTCATGGAGCCATTATTGCGCGTGACAAAGTGGGGTTGAAAATGAATATTTCAAATGAGGGATTGAATGTTTTATTAGAGAAGTTACCTGCTTTGCGAACACCTACCATTTCTCCCCTTTCAGGAAATGCAGGATATGCAATAGAAACAGTTATGGATGAGTCGGTAGTTAGAAACATTATTCCTGAATTAAAACGGATTGGTGCGGAAGGGATCATTGAATATCCACTTAACAAGGTAATTCTTTAG
- a CDS encoding DUF503 domain-containing protein has product MIVGTLNIKVVMRGSRSLKDKRRIIKSLKDRIRNKFNVSVSETGSQDNLRSSEISVAMVGTDRQYVNSALSSLINFFRFFPQIELVDYDLDLF; this is encoded by the coding sequence ATGATCGTAGGGACTTTAAACATTAAGGTTGTGATGAGAGGTTCGCGCTCTTTAAAAGATAAACGACGTATAATTAAAAGTTTGAAGGACAGGATCAGAAACAAGTTTAATGTTTCTGTTTCTGAAACAGGTTCACAGGATAATCTCAGGTCTTCGGAAATCAGTGTGGCAATGGTTGGGACAGACAGGCAATACGTTAATAGTGCATTATCTTCGCTTATAAATTTCTTCCGTTTTTTCCCACAGATAGAATTAGTTGATTATGATCTGGATTTGTTTTGA
- the nusA gene encoding transcription termination factor NusA has protein sequence MDKESLLRLVELLHKDKDIDKDIVFQGIESALESATRKHLKTNETVSIKIDRDTGEIVARQGEHEIDLSDLGRITAQTAKQVIIQKIKEAERDVIYNEFVERKGTIVSGIVQRFEGPTIIINLGKTEGYLPKSEQISNEFHRSAERVRCIVADVKKAGHRVKILLSRTHSNFVRQLFELEVPEIPEKIVEIKGLVREAGYRTKIAVFSEDPNVDCVGACVGVRGTRIKNIVDELNGEKIDIIRWDDEQEVFIPNTLKPAEVTGILLSPENQVATVVVPNDQLSLAIGKRGQNVRLASKLAGWDIDIITEVELEREREREESNGSTGEGVDETASSEDETGKEVEEAGLNEDADSEEVKKQI, from the coding sequence ATGGACAAAGAGAGCTTGTTAAGATTGGTGGAATTATTACACAAAGACAAAGACATTGACAAAGACATTGTCTTTCAGGGTATTGAATCCGCTTTAGAATCTGCTACCAGAAAACATCTAAAAACCAACGAGACGGTTTCAATTAAGATCGATAGGGATACAGGAGAGATTGTGGCCAGGCAGGGAGAGCATGAAATTGATCTCTCAGATTTGGGAAGAATTACTGCCCAAACTGCCAAACAGGTGATAATTCAGAAGATCAAAGAAGCTGAAAGAGATGTTATTTACAATGAATTTGTTGAGAGAAAGGGCACAATAGTTAGTGGCATCGTACAACGGTTTGAAGGACCGACAATAATTATCAATCTTGGTAAGACAGAAGGATATCTTCCAAAGTCAGAACAAATTAGTAATGAATTTCATCGTTCGGCTGAGAGAGTAAGGTGTATAGTTGCTGATGTAAAAAAGGCTGGACATAGAGTGAAAATTCTGCTTTCGAGGACACATTCTAATTTTGTGAGACAGCTTTTTGAATTGGAAGTACCGGAAATACCGGAGAAGATTGTTGAAATAAAAGGTTTGGTGAGAGAGGCCGGTTATAGAACTAAGATTGCCGTATTTTCGGAAGATCCGAATGTCGATTGCGTAGGAGCTTGTGTCGGTGTAAGAGGGACAAGAATAAAAAATATTGTTGATGAATTAAATGGAGAAAAAATAGATATTATTCGCTGGGATGATGAACAAGAAGTTTTTATCCCTAATACTCTAAAACCTGCTGAAGTTACAGGTATTTTGCTGTCTCCGGAGAACCAGGTTGCAACTGTTGTGGTCCCGAATGACCAGCTTTCATTAGCTATTGGTAAAAGGGGACAGAATGTAAGGCTTGCATCTAAATTGGCAGGTTGGGACATAGATATAATTACTGAAGTAGAGCTGGAGCGTGAGCGTGAGCGTGAGGAGTCGAATGGCTCAACGGGGGAAGGTGTAGATGAGACAGCTTCAAGTGAAGATGAAACTGGAAAAGAAGTTGAGGAAGCTGGCCTAAACGAAGATGCTGACAGTGAAGAGGTAAAAAAACAAATATAA